In the genome of Desulfovibrio aminophilus DSM 12254, one region contains:
- the gyrB gene encoding DNA topoisomerase (ATP-hydrolyzing) subunit B, with amino-acid sequence MSDQTQHHNGYNADSITVLEGLSAVRKRPAMYIGSTDIRGLHHLVYEVVDNSIDEAMAGFCSRIRVTLHMDNSVTVSDNGRGIPVDMHPKEKRPAVEVVMTVLHAGGKFDNDSYKVSGGLHGVGVSVVNALSEFLEVTVKRDGKLWRQKYERGKPVTGVEQVGETQSTGTMVRFRPDEEIFEVNQFDYAVLKKRMQELAYLNSGLEIEFTDERSGERESFKYEGGIRSFVADINQGQGAIHDIIHGSADADGVITEFAVQYNQSYKENVYTFANNIRTIEGGTHLMGFKAALTRALNTYIQKSDISKKLKEKLTGDDVREGLTAVVSVKLPSPQFEGQTKTKLGNSEIAGIVAAMVYEKLSQFFEENPREAKAIIEKVVDAARAREAARKARDLVRRKGALSDNFLPGKLADCQSKNPEESEIFIVEGDSAGGSAKQGRDPRIQAILPLRGKILNVEKTRFDKMLGNKEIRALITALGVGVEEEKDFNRLRYHRVVIMTDADVDGSHIRTLLLTFFFRQYQELIEKGHLFIAQPPLYRAHKGKVERFIKDDVELQQFLLSQLGEGLSVESAGGKVFKGKDMIRLLTDIRFVREKIGDAQNMGIEESLFLALLESPHKLSFRYLEKSDPAPFIADMAERGYKTRIETERDEEAQKDRPYMVFENQGGHRTRLAMEFFNSKLYKKTFETYSALVQDCGEFRFQLSRPEGAIPAGGLFALYDLAMAEAHKGWGIQRYKGLGEMNPEQLWDTTMDPGRRSMLQVSIKDAAEADDIFKNLMGDMVEPRRQFIERNALAVRELDI; translated from the coding sequence ATGAGCGACCAGACCCAGCATCACAACGGCTACAACGCGGACAGCATCACGGTCCTCGAGGGCCTTTCGGCCGTGCGCAAGCGCCCGGCCATGTACATCGGCTCCACGGACATCCGGGGTCTGCATCACCTGGTCTACGAGGTGGTGGACAACTCCATCGACGAGGCCATGGCGGGATTCTGCTCACGCATCCGCGTGACCCTGCACATGGACAACTCCGTGACCGTCTCGGACAATGGCCGCGGCATTCCTGTGGACATGCACCCCAAGGAGAAGCGGCCGGCCGTGGAAGTGGTCATGACCGTGCTCCACGCGGGCGGCAAGTTCGACAACGATTCCTACAAGGTCTCCGGCGGTCTGCACGGCGTGGGCGTCTCGGTGGTCAACGCCCTTTCGGAGTTTCTCGAGGTCACGGTCAAGCGCGACGGCAAGCTCTGGCGCCAGAAGTACGAACGCGGCAAGCCGGTCACCGGCGTGGAGCAGGTGGGCGAGACCCAGTCCACGGGCACCATGGTGCGCTTCCGTCCGGACGAGGAGATATTCGAGGTCAACCAGTTCGATTACGCGGTGCTCAAGAAGCGCATGCAGGAGCTGGCCTACCTCAATTCCGGTCTGGAGATCGAGTTCACCGACGAGCGCAGCGGCGAGCGCGAGAGCTTCAAGTATGAAGGTGGCATCCGTTCCTTCGTGGCCGACATCAATCAGGGCCAGGGAGCTATCCACGACATCATCCACGGCTCGGCCGACGCCGACGGCGTCATCACCGAGTTCGCGGTGCAGTACAACCAGTCCTACAAGGAAAACGTCTACACCTTCGCCAACAACATCCGCACGATCGAGGGTGGCACCCACCTCATGGGCTTCAAGGCGGCCCTGACCCGGGCGCTGAACACCTACATCCAGAAGTCGGACATCTCCAAGAAACTCAAGGAGAAGCTCACCGGCGACGACGTGCGCGAGGGCCTCACGGCTGTGGTCAGCGTCAAGCTGCCCTCGCCGCAGTTCGAGGGCCAGACCAAGACCAAGCTCGGCAACTCCGAGATCGCGGGCATCGTGGCCGCCATGGTCTACGAGAAGCTCAGCCAGTTCTTCGAGGAAAATCCCCGCGAGGCCAAGGCCATCATCGAGAAGGTGGTGGACGCCGCGAGGGCTCGCGAGGCCGCTCGCAAGGCCCGCGACCTGGTGCGCCGCAAGGGGGCGCTCTCGGACAACTTCCTGCCCGGCAAGCTGGCCGACTGCCAGAGCAAGAACCCCGAGGAGTCGGAGATATTCATCGTCGAGGGCGACTCGGCGGGCGGTTCGGCCAAACAGGGCCGCGATCCGCGCATCCAGGCCATCCTGCCCCTGCGCGGCAAGATTCTGAACGTGGAGAAGACCCGCTTCGACAAAATGCTCGGCAACAAGGAGATCCGCGCGCTCATCACGGCCCTCGGCGTGGGCGTGGAGGAGGAGAAGGACTTCAACCGGCTGCGCTACCACCGCGTCGTCATCATGACCGACGCCGACGTGGACGGATCGCACATCCGCACCCTGCTGCTGACCTTTTTCTTCCGCCAGTACCAGGAGCTCATCGAGAAGGGCCACCTGTTCATCGCCCAGCCTCCCCTGTACCGGGCGCACAAGGGCAAGGTCGAGCGCTTCATCAAGGACGACGTCGAACTGCAGCAGTTCCTTCTTTCCCAGCTGGGCGAGGGCTTGAGCGTCGAAAGCGCCGGCGGCAAGGTCTTCAAGGGCAAGGACATGATCCGCCTGCTCACGGACATCCGCTTCGTGCGCGAGAAGATCGGCGACGCCCAGAACATGGGCATCGAGGAGAGCCTGTTCCTGGCCCTGCTGGAGAGCCCGCACAAGCTCTCCTTCCGCTACCTGGAGAAGTCCGATCCCGCGCCGTTCATCGCCGACATGGCCGAGCGGGGCTACAAGACCCGCATCGAGACCGAGCGCGACGAGGAAGCCCAGAAGGACCGGCCCTACATGGTCTTCGAGAACCAGGGCGGCCACCGCACCCGGCTGGCCATGGAGTTCTTCAACTCCAAGCTCTACAAGAAAACCTTCGAGACCTATTCGGCCCTGGTCCAGGACTGCGGCGAGTTCCGTTTCCAGCTCAGCCGTCCCGAGGGAGCCATTCCCGCCGGCGGCCTCTTCGCCCTCTACGACCTGGCCATGGCCGAAGCCCACAAGGGCTGGGGCATCCAGCGCTACAAGGGCCTGGGCGAGATGAACCCCGAACAGCTCTGGGACACGACCATGGACCCGGGGCGGCGCAGCATGCTCCAGGTGAGCATCAAGGACGCCGCCGAGGCCGACGACATCTTCAAGAACCTCATGGGCGACATGGTGGAGCCCCGGCGACAGTTCATCGAACGCAACGCCCTGGCGGTGCGGGAGCTGGACATCTAG
- the dnaN gene encoding DNA polymerase III subunit beta: MFLKVKRDEIIEGLQKSANIIPAKTGAAFLRTIWLKADSGALSVMSTDSNLEFCGFYPSVIQEEGLAGVQGRAFYDLVRKLPAGSEITLRTDAEKQNLLVEQGARKYKLPVNDPEWFQKFSAFPENGTIFWSGDLLNEIIDKVAFCVSDEDSMEAIACLYMLPSQAGPMDEGKRVEVCGLNGHQFAMFSFINDDVHALLPEEGILIQKKYILELKKWLSGDEIELSISNKRLFFRTGDKKETFSLPLSYYQYPNFRGFLTKLQEQGSSNLRSKRGEMIDALERITIFNTDTNRCTYFTFRPEETILSSQGQEMGTATETLESSFSGSIPHIAFPTKNLIEILNHFGSENVSFVLTGPEAPCGITGENDPDYLVILMPMMIQEETYYSEDNA, encoded by the coding sequence ATGTTTTTGAAGGTGAAGAGGGACGAAATCATCGAAGGCCTGCAGAAGTCCGCCAACATCATCCCGGCCAAGACCGGCGCGGCCTTCCTGCGCACCATCTGGCTCAAGGCCGACTCCGGCGCCTTGTCCGTCATGTCCACCGATTCCAACCTGGAGTTCTGCGGCTTCTATCCGAGCGTGATCCAGGAGGAGGGCCTGGCGGGCGTCCAGGGCCGCGCCTTCTACGACCTCGTGCGCAAGCTGCCCGCCGGGTCGGAGATCACCCTGCGCACCGACGCTGAGAAGCAGAACCTGCTGGTCGAGCAGGGAGCCCGCAAATACAAGCTGCCGGTCAACGACCCGGAGTGGTTCCAGAAGTTCTCCGCCTTCCCCGAGAACGGGACCATCTTCTGGTCCGGCGACCTGCTCAACGAGATCATCGACAAGGTGGCCTTCTGCGTCAGTGACGAGGACTCCATGGAGGCGATCGCCTGCCTGTACATGCTCCCTTCCCAGGCCGGGCCCATGGACGAGGGCAAGCGAGTGGAGGTCTGCGGCCTCAACGGGCACCAGTTCGCCATGTTCAGCTTCATCAACGACGACGTGCACGCCCTGCTCCCCGAGGAGGGCATCCTGATCCAGAAGAAATACATCCTGGAGCTGAAGAAGTGGCTCTCGGGCGACGAGATCGAGTTGTCCATCAGCAACAAGCGGCTTTTCTTCCGCACCGGCGACAAGAAGGAAACCTTCAGTCTGCCCCTTTCCTACTACCAATATCCCAATTTCAGGGGCTTCCTGACCAAGCTCCAGGAACAGGGCTCCAGCAACCTGCGCTCCAAGCGCGGGGAGATGATCGACGCGCTTGAGCGCATCACCATCTTCAACACCGACACGAACCGCTGCACCTACTTCACCTTCCGGCCCGAGGAGACGATTCTCTCCAGCCAGGGACAGGAGATGGGCACGGCCACCGAGACCCTGGAGTCGAGTTTCTCCGGCTCCATCCCGCATATCGCCTTCCCGACCAAGAACCTGATCGAGATCCTGAACCACTTCGGCAGCGAGAACGTGAGCTTCGTGCTCACCGGCCCGGAAGCGCCCTGCGGCATCACCGGGGAAAACGATCCCGACTACCTGGTGATCCTCATGCCGATGATGATCCAGGAAGAGACTTACTACAGCGAGGACAACGCCTAG